The DNA window AAGCCGCGATGAACCTGGGCGCGAACCGCTTCACCACCTTCCGACGAATCACGGTACCGGCCATCCTGCCCGGGGTCGTCGCGGGTGCGCTGTTCGGATTCGTCTCCTCCTTCGGCAATCTGGAGATGAGCCTGTTCCTCGTCGGCCCGGGGCGCACGACGCTGCCGATCTCGATCCTGCAGTATCTGCAATGGCGGATCGATCCGACCATCGCGGCGGTCTCGGTAATCCAGATCGTCATCATCGTGGCCGCGATGTTGTTCACCGACCGTTTCGTCAAAATTTCCAGGGTGGTCTAAATGGCTCGTCTACAGCTCGACACCCTCTCCAAGCGCTATGGAGACTTCTATGCCGCTCAGGATGTCTCGCTCGACATCGCGGACGGTGAGTTCCTGACGCTGCTCGGTCCATCGGGCTGCGGTAAGACCACGACCCTCCGTATGGTCGCGGGCTTCGTGGAGCCGACCTCCGGAATGATTCATATCGGCGAGCGCGAGGTCACTGACCTGCCGCCATGGCGGCGCAACACGGGACTCGTGTTCCAGAACTACGCGCTCTTCCCGCATATGAGCGTGGCCCAGAACGTCGGCTTTGGGCTAGAGATGCGTGGTGTCGCCAAGGCGGAGCGTGAGCCAAGGATCCTGGAAGCGCTGAGGCTGGTGCGGCTGGAGCATCTGGCCGATCGGCTGCCGCGCCAGCTTTCGGGCGGGCAGCAGCAGCGCGTGGCGCTGGCACGCGCGCTGGCCTTCCAGCCGGACGTGCTGCTGCTCGACGAGCCGCTGTCGAACCTCGACGCCAAGCTGCGTCAGGAGGTCCGCCTTGAGATCAGAAATCTCCAGCAGCGGCTGGGTATTACCACCGTCATGGTCACACACGACCAGGAAGAGGCGTTGACCATGGCGGACCGCCTGGTAGTGATGGCCGACGGGCAGATCCAGCAGGTCGGGACCCAGCGCGACCTCTACGAGCGTCCGGCCACGCCTTTCGTCGCCGGTTTCGTTGGTCGCTCCACCTTTTTGCGAGGGCGCATGAAGGCGGACGTGCTCGTGCTCGAGAGCGGATTGAGTATTCGCTGCGGGCGCCGGCTGGTAGGCGATGCGGTACTCGCGCTTCGGCCAGAGCGCGTGACCCTGACGGCCGAACCTCCAACGGGTTTCGATAACGTTTTCATCGGCGAGGTCGAGATCGTCTCCTATATGGGGGGCCTTACCGACGTTCACGTTCGCATTTCGCCGTCTGATCTCATCGTCGCCCAGATCGCCAACGGCGAAGGAGTCCGCCTGCCTGAGGTCGGAAATCGTGTCCATGTCGCTTGGTCATCCAACGCGGCGATCTTCGCAGTGCCGCGGGAGAAGCAACCGGAAGCAGTGCATTAACAATCAATCGAATAACGCACGGAGAGCTCCCATGAATAGATTCCTGATCGACCGTCGTCGCGTGCTTACCGGTGCCGCAGCGGGAGTCGCTGCCCTCGCCATGCCGTCGTTCACGCGCGCCCAGGCGGCTGGAACCGTCGTGGTCGGCACCTGGGGCGGCGACTATGCCCAACTTCTCAACAAGAATGTCGAGCAGCCCTTCCTGATATCCCAAGGGTGGCGTGTCATCCAGGACCAGGCGGGCGATCCCGAGCGTCGGTCCAAGATGATTGCCGAGCGCCGGCTGCCGCGTGGGTCAACGGATATCCAAGGGCTCAATGGCCCCAACATGTATCAGGTCTACGAACTTGGATTGACCCAGGAGATCGACTACAGCCGGATTCCGAATGCGCAGAACCTGCAGCCGGGCTTTCGATTCGATTACTGCGTTCCGCACATCTATTCGGCGATGGTGGTGAACTACAATCCGGACGCCGTGGATGCGCCCGATAGCTATGCAAAAGCTTTCGATCCTTCACATGGCAATCGGCTCGGTTTCATCGACATCCAGTATCAATACACCATTTCGGCAGCCGCATTGGCGGCCGGTGGTTCGATTACCGATATCGAGTCGGGCCAGGAGCTTCTCCTCGAGGCGCGCAGGGCCGGAGCGCGAATTTATCCGACCAATGAGGCTTTCGCACAGGGCCTCTCCGCTGGCGAGATCGACGTCGGCATCATGTGGAAAGCCAGGACCGTGCAGTGGCAGGAGTCCGGTATCAAGGTTGCCTCGGTCGTTCCGAGCGAGGGCGCCATCCCTTATGTTTCCGGCTTTTCCATTCCTCAGAATGCTCAGCATCTGGATGGCGCCTATGCCTATCTGAACGCCATGCTCGATCCCTCCGCCCAAAGGGCATTCGCCGAAGACATGGGCTACAACCCGGTGGTCACCAACGCCGCAGTGCCGGCTGAGCTGAGTGCGCGGATCGGCTTCACCGAGGAGGAAGTCTCCCTGTTCAAGAACATCGACTACGGTTTCCTGCTCGATCACGACGCTGAAATGAAGACTTGGTGGGATCGCGTGTTCAAAGCTTGAGCGTATGCATGCTTCTATCTAGAAGCCTCTCGATGATGAATCAGCCAGAAACGGATCGATCAGATCGATAGGAGATGTCTCGTGGATACATCCTCGCAGCTCCGCTCCGGCACTGTCATCAGCGCCTCCAGCCTGATCGGCCCGGCGACCATCCTCGTGGCGCTAGGGGTGATCGTGCCGCTGCTGTTTCTCTTGCGCTACTCGCTCAACGAATATGATCCGCGCCTTCTGATGGTGGAAGCCTTTACCCCGGCCAACTATGTCGACTTCTTCACCGACCCATATTTTCTTGGCGCTTTCTTCACCACCGTACGCATCTCGGTCGTCTGTACGCTAGCCTGCATCCTGCTGGGGTTTCCGCTGGCCTATGTGTTGGCGCGGACTCAGTCGCGTTTCAAGAACCTGATGATCATCGCCGTCGTCATTCCTCTGTTCGTCGGCAACGCCGTGCGCGCGGCAGGATGGATGACACTGCTCGGAAGCCAGGGCTTCCTCAGTGTCACCTTGATGGATCTTGGTATCACCTCGACGATGACCGAGATCATGTTCAGTGAGACGGCGGTAGTCATCGGCATAATCGCCGTCAACTTGCCCTACATGGTCTTGACCTTGCAGAGCGTGCTGGAAAGCGTGAATAGAAATCTCGAGGAGGCGGCCTTTTCCCTTGGCGCTCCTCCACTTACGATGTTTCGTCGCGTGCTCTGGCCGCTCTCCATGCCGGGAATTGCCGCGGGGACCATTTTGACCTTCATACTGGCAATGAATGCCTATGCGACCCCCGTTCTGCTCGGCGGGCCTGAGTTCCGTATGCTGGCACCGCTGGTTTACGGTCAGTTCCAGATGAATAACTGGCCGCTCGCGGCCGCCATCGCCTTCGTTCTGATGGCAACCACGCTGCTGCTCACGGTAGTGGCGAGCCTTGTCACGAGGCAAAGTTTTCGCAACTGATTCAGCGTGCGCTCTCATCGATGATGCAGCTTGAGAGGATATCTTCGAGCACGGCTGGATCGAACGAACCCTTGACGCCGATGGCGACGGCCGCACTTCTGTCTGGCGCATCGCTGTGTTCGTAGGTAAGTTCCGATCGCTTGCCGACCAGCTGCAAGATCAGACGCCCGTCAGGCTTGCTCGGCGTATGAAAGATTCCCTTGGCGCGCAGAAGATCGGGTGGCAGGCGCTTGATCGCCAAGCGCAGCTTGTCCTCGTCGATCTTCCCTGTGGTCTGCCAATGCCAGGATTCGAACCGATCGGTATGGCCATGATCATGATCATGGCCGTGGTCATCGTCTGCATGGCCGCGGCCCCAATGACGATCGTTCAGCGTGGATTTTCGAGCGCAGTCCGAGAGATTATCCGCCGCTGCGAATAGGATCTCTCGCGGCACGTCACCGCCGCTGGCCCGGATCATGCGCATCCTTGGCAGCGCATGGCGCAGTGTTTCCTCGGTCGCCAGCAGCTGCGCTGGCGTGGCGAGGTCGGACTTGGTGATGATGGCCAGATCAGCGCCTGTCGCCTGCTCCAGGGCTAGCTCAGTCGATTCGAAATCGAGCTCGTTGAAAGCCGCTCCATCGATCAGGCAGAAGATGCCATCCAGTACGATCCGCTGCTCGAGCGCTTCGACCTCCAGCGCCTCCAAGAGCGGGAGCGGGCGCGAAATGCCGCTCGCCTCGATGATGATATGCTCCGGCGTCGGCTGGCTATCGAGAAGACGCCTCATCGCATCGACGAGATCCGTGCTGAGCGAGCAGCAAACGCAGCCATTGGAGAGCGAAACGGTGTCGGAGCTGCTTTCGACGATAAGCTCGGAATCTATGTTGACCGCGCCGAAGTCATTGATGAGAACGCCGAAGCGTACCCCCTGTGGATCCGACAGCAACCGCCTGAGCAGCGTGGTCTTGCCTGTGCCCAGAAAACCGACCAGCAGCGTGACGGGGATACGAGTCCGGAGCTTTTGGTAAGTTGGCATACGTGCGGTCCGCCTGGAACATTCAGCTTTCGAGTATATGGCAAGGCATGGGGAAAGGCCGTAACAAGGTCACTCACATGTTCATCCTGGCATGGCGTCATACTCGCGCTTGGGCAATGGCTCGGTCCAGCAGCGCCAATCCCAGATCGATCTCCTCATCGCTCACGTTCAGCGGTGGCGCGATTCGGAATACGCCCCCCATGCCTGGCAGCCGGGCGATGTTCATGCTCAGTCCAAGGTCCATGCATTCACGATTGATCGCAACGCCCAGATCGATGGCGGGTTCCTTCGTCCGGCGACTCTTGACCACCTCCACGCCGAGGAGCAGGCCCTGTCCTCGCACGTCTCCGATGCAATCGTGTTTGGCCATGAGCGCCCGCAGGCCGGACTTCAAGCGCTGCCCGGCCTGCCTGGCCCGCTCGACCAGGCCGTCGCGCTCGACCACCTCCAGTACCTTGAGTCCCACCGCGGCGGGCAAGGGGTCCGATACGTGGGTGGTATAGAACAGGTAGCCGCGCTCGTGGGCGCGTTCCTCGATCGATGGGGTGGTCAGTACCGCTGCCAGGGGCAGGCCGGCGCCGAGTGTCTTGGACAGGGTGAGGATGTCCGGAGCGACACCTTCGCGCTGGCAGGCGAACAGCCAGCCGGTGCGACCGATGCCGGTCTGGGCCTCGTCGAGGATCAGCAGCATGCCTCGCTCTTCGCACTTGGCTTTGAGTGCCGCCATGTAGCCTTCGGGCAGTTCGATGATGCCGCCGGAGCTGAGGATCGGCTCGGCGATGAACGCCGCCAGGCTTCCGCTCGATTGGCGGTCGACCAGCTCGAAGCCGTAGTCGAGCTCGGCGCGCCAGTCGTAGTGATCGGCGCAGCCGAATCGCGGTCGATAGCCATTGGGTGCCGGGATGGCGAAGGAGCCCACCGCGGGCGGGCCGATGCCGCGCCGGCCGGCGCTGTAGGTGGCCGAGGCGGCGGCTCCCGTCATCCCGTGCCAGGACTGGGCGAAGCCGACCACCTCGTAGCCACCGGTCACCAGTTTGGCCATGCGGATGGCCGCTTCATTCGACTCGGCACCGGTGCTCAGCAGCAGCGCTCGGCTCAGCTCTCCGGGCGCCAGCTCGGCCAGACGCTTGGCCAGATCCACCACCGGGCGTGAAAGCATGCCGCTGAACAGGTGATCCAGGCGGCTGGCATGGTCGCAGATCACCGCAGCGATATCGGGATGGCAGTGGCCCAGCACGGCACTCATCTGCCCGGAGGTGAAGTCCAGGATCGGCCGGTCGTCAGCGTCGTAGACGAAACTGCCGGCGGCCCGTTCGATAATCAGCGGCTCGAAATCACCGCCGTAGCGGATCAGGTGATTGCGCGCATTTTCCCAGAAGATCGGCGCTTGATTCCTCGACATATCTCTTCCTCGCCGGCGTTGTGACGTTGTGCTTGCACGATAGAGGAGCCCGGGGTTTCATCAAAACGAATAGTTCTTATACAAGCATAAAGGGATGCTTATACCTTGCAGCCATCTTTGGATATCGACCTGCTGCGCTCGTTCGTCGTGATCACAGAAACCAAGGCCCTCAGCCGTGCAGCCGACCGCGTGGGCCGCACCCAAGCGGCGCTGAGTCAGCAGATGAAGCGGTTGGAGGAGGCGGTC is part of the Halotalea alkalilenta genome and encodes:
- a CDS encoding ABC transporter ATP-binding protein, whose amino-acid sequence is MARLQLDTLSKRYGDFYAAQDVSLDIADGEFLTLLGPSGCGKTTTLRMVAGFVEPTSGMIHIGEREVTDLPPWRRNTGLVFQNYALFPHMSVAQNVGFGLEMRGVAKAEREPRILEALRLVRLEHLADRLPRQLSGGQQQRVALARALAFQPDVLLLDEPLSNLDAKLRQEVRLEIRNLQQRLGITTVMVTHDQEEALTMADRLVVMADGQIQQVGTQRDLYERPATPFVAGFVGRSTFLRGRMKADVLVLESGLSIRCGRRLVGDAVLALRPERVTLTAEPPTGFDNVFIGEVEIVSYMGGLTDVHVRISPSDLIVAQIANGEGVRLPEVGNRVHVAWSSNAAIFAVPREKQPEAVH
- a CDS encoding ABC transporter substrate-binding protein codes for the protein MNRFLIDRRRVLTGAAAGVAALAMPSFTRAQAAGTVVVGTWGGDYAQLLNKNVEQPFLISQGWRVIQDQAGDPERRSKMIAERRLPRGSTDIQGLNGPNMYQVYELGLTQEIDYSRIPNAQNLQPGFRFDYCVPHIYSAMVVNYNPDAVDAPDSYAKAFDPSHGNRLGFIDIQYQYTISAAALAAGGSITDIESGQELLLEARRAGARIYPTNEAFAQGLSAGEIDVGIMWKARTVQWQESGIKVASVVPSEGAIPYVSGFSIPQNAQHLDGAYAYLNAMLDPSAQRAFAEDMGYNPVVTNAAVPAELSARIGFTEEEVSLFKNIDYGFLLDHDAEMKTWWDRVFKA
- a CDS encoding CobW family GTP-binding protein, translated to MPTYQKLRTRIPVTLLVGFLGTGKTTLLRRLLSDPQGVRFGVLINDFGAVNIDSELIVESSSDTVSLSNGCVCCSLSTDLVDAMRRLLDSQPTPEHIIIEASGISRPLPLLEALEVEALEQRIVLDGIFCLIDGAAFNELDFESTELALEQATGADLAIITKSDLATPAQLLATEETLRHALPRMRMIRASGGDVPREILFAAADNLSDCARKSTLNDRHWGRGHADDDHGHDHDHGHTDRFESWHWQTTGKIDEDKLRLAIKRLPPDLLRAKGIFHTPSKPDGRLILQLVGKRSELTYEHSDAPDRSAAVAIGVKGSFDPAVLEDILSSCIIDESAR
- a CDS encoding aspartate aminotransferase family protein → MSRNQAPIFWENARNHLIRYGGDFEPLIIERAAGSFVYDADDRPILDFTSGQMSAVLGHCHPDIAAVICDHASRLDHLFSGMLSRPVVDLAKRLAELAPGELSRALLLSTGAESNEAAIRMAKLVTGGYEVVGFAQSWHGMTGAAASATYSAGRRGIGPPAVGSFAIPAPNGYRPRFGCADHYDWRAELDYGFELVDRQSSGSLAAFIAEPILSSGGIIELPEGYMAALKAKCEERGMLLILDEAQTGIGRTGWLFACQREGVAPDILTLSKTLGAGLPLAAVLTTPSIEERAHERGYLFYTTHVSDPLPAAVGLKVLEVVERDGLVERARQAGQRLKSGLRALMAKHDCIGDVRGQGLLLGVEVVKSRRTKEPAIDLGVAINRECMDLGLSMNIARLPGMGGVFRIAPPLNVSDEEIDLGLALLDRAIAQARV
- a CDS encoding ABC transporter permease, whose product is MDTSSQLRSGTVISASSLIGPATILVALGVIVPLLFLLRYSLNEYDPRLLMVEAFTPANYVDFFTDPYFLGAFFTTVRISVVCTLACILLGFPLAYVLARTQSRFKNLMIIAVVIPLFVGNAVRAAGWMTLLGSQGFLSVTLMDLGITSTMTEIMFSETAVVIGIIAVNLPYMVLTLQSVLESVNRNLEEAAFSLGAPPLTMFRRVLWPLSMPGIAAGTILTFILAMNAYATPVLLGGPEFRMLAPLVYGQFQMNNWPLAAAIAFVLMATTLLLTVVASLVTRQSFRN